From one Dermacentor variabilis isolate Ectoservices chromosome 3, ASM5094787v1, whole genome shotgun sequence genomic stretch:
- the LOC142575448 gene encoding neprilysin-1-like, protein MAARAAQVLEKRKRAEYNKSPAASSTSSKRKSQQSKHGKSRTKKTELQEKEDQPTMKDAASTKPPETAATPAMIAVKSQQSKHGKSRTKKTELQEKEDQPTMKDAASTKPPETAATPAMIAVESSKNWAELFPDPEAQPTGTMRSSCQHSYDKTFITAMALFLASGALPMIMIWSLSRATIVLCNTPDCHRHVTELKETMDTSVDPCNDFYKFTCGSWKPKQGERSMVARVFADSTQIAMEEMEGPSENAVVPKVMDYYKNCIQLRNFTPTDVELYMNFKQGLGFLWPEKKQSAIDALLPLLNLTITWNINFFFHLEALPAYKRRPQTLYITRGRLSTRWLDPTWTPGTFAEVVRRHCGELGVAPPSDSSIHELKSTVEEIINTTLKLPPDATTDTQIMMKEIEQLMPKRGYDWLISLNKLYNPQFTWTPESPVALEDEAILQNVYALLENYKENKQTLMEGLSFVFLRMSLWFVAGKPELRLRADPKVGRRMWKLACVKYIAGNFGLLIAASHIYTRYSSSVRGQLARFHRSIQKTIKQQLENAEWIDATIKTKATVKIDAMTLDTMPEENFFSDVNLARLYRDFPSVAASFIENYIKVAEAYRLLIGHDNFISVYSKRLGDGSPSRYDYYYNIAYIYLGVMEPPILYLSGTTAMMYGSFGTLIAECMVRSFDKRGVLVTGQGKRELWWDSPAYTQRVGCDILSDRKSGGSGTTSDANMLPAGGRDPREIRFAALFPLAPALTTSFIAHRRASIKDGRRVQHRLQGLDDYTDDQVFFLTYCLMTCATNITGETCNVPLRQMQRFASAFRCRPGSPMNPKKKCTFFS, encoded by the exons ATGGCCGCCAGGGCTGCACAGGTTCTAGAGAAGCGGAAGCGCGCAGAGTATAACAAGTCACCAGCCGCGTCCAGCACGTCATCGAAACGA AAAAGCCAGCAATCGAAGCATGGAAAGTCACGAACGAAGAAAACGGAACTCCAGGAAAAGGAGGACCAACCGACCATGAAGGATGCCGCGTCGACGAAGCCTCCCGAAACCGCTGCAACCCCAGCAATGATAGCAGTG AAAAGCCAGCAATCGAAGCATGGAAAGTCACGAACGAAGAAAACGGAACTCCAGGAAAAGGAGGACCAACCGACCATGAAGGATGCCGCGTCGACGAAGCCTCCCGAAACCGCTGCAACCCCAGCAATGATAGCAGTG GAAAGCAGTAAGAACTGGGCCGAGCTGTTCCCGGATCCGGAAGCACAACCG ACTGGAACCATGAGGTCCAGTTGCCAACATTCATATGACAAGACCTTCATCACTGCGATGGCGCTGTTcctcgccagtggagccctgccGATGATCATGATATGGTCCTTGTCACGTGCTACCATAGTGTTATGCAACACTCCCGATTGTCATAGGCATGTCACTGAGCTCAAGGAGACCATGGACACTAGCGTCGACCCCTGCAACGACTTCTACAAGTTCACGTGTGGCTCCTGGAAGCCGAAACAGGGAGAGCGCTCCATGGTAGCGCGAGTCTTCGCCGACTCGACCCAAATCGCCATGGAAGAGATGGAAGGCCCGAGCGAAAATGCCGTGGTGCCAAAGGTGATGGACTATTACAAGAACTGCATCCAGCTACGCAATTTCACGCCGACCGATGTAGAACTCTACATGAACTTCAAGCAGGGCCTGGGTTTCTTGTGGCCGGAGAAAAAACAATCGGCAATCGACGCGCTGCTCCCGTTGCTGAACCTTACTATCACCTGGAACATCAACTTTTTCTTTCATCTAGAGGCCTTGCCTGCATACAAGCGGAGGCCGCAGACGCTGTACATTACGCGCGGCCGATTGAGCACCAGATGGTTGGATCCCACGTGGACGCCAGGAACGTTTGCCGAAGTCGTCAGACGGCACTGCGGTGAACTCGGTGTCGCGCCGCCGTCCGACTCGAGCATCCACGAACTGAAGAGCACCGTGGAGGAGATCATAAACACCACGCTCAAACTTCCGCCGGACGCCACGACTGACACGCAGATTATGATGAAGGAGATTGAGCAGCTGATGCCCAAACGGGGGTACGACTGGCTCATCAGTCTGAACAAACTGTACAACCCCCAGTTCACGTGGACGCCGGAGAGCCCCGTCGCTCTGGAAGACGAAGCAATACTGCAGAACGTGTACGCCCTGCTTGAGAACTACAAGGAAAACAAGCAGACGCTCATGGAAGGATTATCATTCGTTTTCCTCCGAATGTCCCTGTGGTTCGTCGCAGGGAAACCAGAGCTGCGTCTCAGGGCTGACCCCAAAGTGGGCCGGCGTATGTGGAAGCTGGCGTGCGTCAAGTACATCGCCGGCAACTTCGGTTTGCTGATTGCGGCCAGCCACATTTATACGCGCTACAGCAGCAGTGTGCGCGGCCAACTCGCACGTTTCCACCGAAGCATTCAGAAGACGATCAAGCAGCAGCTGGAAAACGCCGAGTGGATAGACGCCACCATCAAGACTAAGGCGACCGTCAAAATCGACGCAATGACTCTGGACACGATGCCAGAGGAGAACTTCTTCTCTGACGTCAATCTCGCTCGGTTATACCGAGACTTTCCAAGTGTCGCCGCCTCGTTCATTGAAAACTACATCAAAGTCGCGGAAGCCTACCGGCTCCTCATCGGCCATGACAACTTCATCAGCGTCTACTCCAAGAGGCTCGGGGACGGCTCGCCAAGTCGATACGACTACTACTACAACATCGCCTACATATATCTGGGTGTCATGGAGCCCCCCATACTCTACCTGAGTGGCACGACAGCCATGATGTACGGCAGCTTCGGCACGCTCATCGCCGAGTGCATGGTGCGCTCGTTCGACAAGCGCGGCGTCCTCGTCACGGGCCAAGGCAAGAGAGAGCTTTGGTGGGACTCCCCGGCTTACACACAACGAGTCGGCTGCGACATCTTATCTGACCGCAAGTCCGGAGGCAGTGGCACAACCTCTGATGCGAACATGCTGCCAGCTGGAGGTCGCGACCCGCGGGAGATTCGGTTTGCGGCCTTGTTCCCCCTGGCACCGGCATTGACCACATCGTTCATTGCGCACCGCCGAGCTAGCATCAAAGACGGCAGGCGCGTCCAACACCGCCTGCAAGGGCTCGACGACTACACCGATGACCAGGTCTTCTTCCTGACCTACTGCCTCATGACCTGTGCTACAAACATCACCGGTGAGACCTGCAATGTGCCCCTACGACAGATGCAGAGATTCGCTAGCGCGTTCCGGTGCAGGCCCGGTTCACCTATGAACCCAAAGAAGAAGTGCACTTTTTTCTCGTAA